The Sulfurihydrogenibium sp. genomic interval ATGGAGTTATTGGCTTTTTCGTCAAAATTTCTAAAAACTTTAATTCTTTGTATTTCTTAAATATATTTTTGACAATTCTATCTTCTAAGGAGTGGAAGGAGATTGCCATTACTATTCCGTTTTTTGCCAGCAGATTAATAGCTTTCTCAAGTCCTTCTTCAATATCTTTAAGCTCATTGTTAACTTCTATTCTTATAGCTTGGAATGTTCTCGTTGCTGGATGAATTTTTCCACGTCTTAAATTCGGTGGATAGCATTTATACACTATATCTGCAAGCTCTTTTGTGGTTTCTATTTTTTTCTTTTTTCTATACTCTATTATACTTTTAGCTATTTTGCTTGCAAATTTTTCTTCACCATAGGCTTTTATGATGTTGTAAAGGTCTTGTTCTTTATAATAGTTGACCACTTCATAGGCAGTTAGTTTTTGAGTTGTATCCATACGCATATCTAAAAACTCTTCTCTCTGAAAAGAAAAGCCTCTTTCTAATTTAAGCTGGAAAGTTGAGACTCCAAAATCAAACAAGATTCCGTTAATTTCTTCAATTTGCAGAGATTGTAAAACTTTATCTAAATCTTTAAATGAAGATTTAATCAGGGTGATTCTATCTTCAAACTCTTTAAGTCTTTCTTTTGCTACTTTTAATGCGAAATCATCTTTATCTAAACCTATTAATTTTAAGTTCGGATTTTGCTTTAAAATGAGGTACGAATGTCCTCCACCCCCTACAGTCGCATCAACAAAAATTCCTCCTTCTATAAGCTTAGAAAATTCTAATACTTCTTGATGTAAGACCGAATAATGCTCAACCAATTTAAAC includes:
- the rsmH gene encoding 16S rRNA (cytosine(1402)-N(4))-methyltransferase RsmH codes for the protein MVEHYSVLHQEVLEFSKLIEGGIFVDATVGGGGHSYLILKQNPNLKLIGLDKDDFALKVAKERLKEFEDRITLIKSSFKDLDKVLQSLQIEEINGILFDFGVSTFQLKLERGFSFQREEFLDMRMDTTQKLTAYEVVNYYKEQDLYNIIKAYGEEKFASKIAKSIIEYRKKKKIETTKELADIVYKCYPPNLRRGKIHPATRTFQAIRIEVNNELKDIEEGLEKAINLLAKNGIVMAISFHSLEDRIVKNIFKKYKELKFLEILTKKPITPSDEEIKENPASRSAKLRVGRRI